One genomic window of Campylobacter fetus subsp. fetus includes the following:
- a CDS encoding PEP-utilizing enzyme codes for MKFQTKARNLEILKPILKSAKILPLIIYKKKYIMSNLDFVMNEILSKFNTKLIVRSSSCLEDSSSSSHAGEFETLQNVTASNLKTALLDVSSYLNDDDEIFIQPMLENIEFFAVCMSALNYANYITISYDESGDSKNLTNGNGLFRTAVILKSHVSKNPKFKKIICLINELENLYNNAFIDIEIAFSKNELYLLQVRPIVKNESKNLHDLTLIHDMIAKKFEKLSLKRPHLLGDKTIFGIMPDWNPAEILGLRPKRLAISLYKELITDNIWAYGRDNYGYKNLRSFPLMIDFAGLCYIDTRVSFNSFLPKSIDDKLGEKLVNHWLKKLENSPQNHDKIEFEVILSSYEFDIDEKLKDMDNFSADEKTKIKNSLKNLTIDIISPKSRFYKDLERINELDKRVKELKSSNLASIDKIYWLIEECKRYGTLSFAGIARAAFIATSVLNSIARVGAISQREKNEFLNSLSTVSSSLARDINLLTKDDFLKIYGHLRVNTYDITSPRYDESFDEYFTKNSKITNQNVSKKKPFKLKNTKPLNTLLKEHGFNIDANELFEFLALAITSRESSKFIFTKALSLALNEIKQYALKLGISNDDAAFLDIKTLLGFYTTLESLSAKELILSNIAKNKAEFEITKSLNLPPLICNKDDIYEFILGENEPNFITQKSVQAMTASINDSDLNGKIVCINSADPGYDFIFSKGIAGLITAYGGANSHMAVRSNEFGLPAAIGVGEDRFNIYKKAKIITLDCLNKRIIV; via the coding sequence ATGAAATTTCAAACCAAAGCTAGAAATTTAGAGATCCTAAAACCGATTTTAAAATCAGCTAAAATACTTCCGCTTATAATCTACAAGAAGAAGTATATAATGTCAAATTTAGATTTTGTTATGAATGAAATTTTATCTAAATTTAACACAAAATTGATCGTAAGAAGTTCATCTTGTTTAGAAGATAGCAGCAGCTCGTCTCACGCAGGAGAGTTTGAAACTCTCCAAAACGTTACTGCTTCAAATTTAAAAACTGCTCTTTTAGACGTATCTAGCTATTTAAATGATGATGATGAAATTTTTATCCAGCCGATGCTAGAAAATATAGAATTTTTTGCAGTTTGCATGAGCGCTTTAAACTATGCAAATTACATCACTATAAGCTATGATGAGAGCGGCGATAGTAAAAATTTAACAAACGGCAACGGACTTTTTAGAACGGCCGTTATATTAAAATCCCACGTAAGCAAAAATCCTAAATTTAAAAAAATAATCTGTTTGATAAACGAACTTGAAAATCTATATAATAACGCTTTTATAGATATCGAAATTGCTTTTAGCAAAAACGAGCTTTATCTTTTGCAAGTACGTCCTATAGTCAAAAATGAAAGCAAAAATTTGCATGATTTAACCTTGATCCATGATATGATAGCTAAAAAATTTGAAAAACTTAGCTTAAAACGCCCTCATTTGCTAGGAGATAAAACTATTTTTGGCATTATGCCAGATTGGAATCCGGCCGAAATCCTAGGACTCCGCCCAAAACGCCTTGCTATCAGCCTTTATAAGGAGCTTATCACTGATAATATCTGGGCATACGGTAGAGACAATTACGGCTATAAAAATCTACGTTCATTTCCGTTAATGATAGATTTTGCGGGACTTTGCTATATAGATACAAGAGTTAGCTTTAACTCATTTTTACCAAAAAGTATAGACGATAAACTAGGCGAAAAACTAGTAAATCACTGGTTAAAAAAGTTAGAAAACAGTCCGCAAAACCATGATAAAATCGAATTTGAGGTTATTTTAAGCTCATACGAATTCGATATAGATGAAAAACTTAAAGATATGGATAATTTCTCGGCAGATGAAAAGACAAAAATCAAAAACTCTCTAAAAAATCTTACGATTGATATAATAAGCCCAAAAAGTAGATTTTACAAAGATTTAGAGCGCATAAATGAACTAGACAAAAGAGTAAAAGAGCTTAAAAGCTCAAATTTAGCAAGTATAGATAAAATTTATTGGCTTATTGAAGAATGCAAAAGATACGGAACTCTTAGTTTTGCCGGTATAGCGCGCGCTGCATTTATAGCAACTTCTGTTTTGAACTCCATAGCTAGAGTAGGAGCTATATCGCAACGTGAAAAAAACGAGTTCTTGAACTCGCTTAGCACGGTAAGCAGCAGTCTAGCAAGAGATATAAATTTACTTACAAAAGATGATTTTTTAAAAATCTACGGGCATCTTAGAGTAAATACGTATGATATCACGAGCCCTAGATATGATGAGAGTTTTGATGAGTATTTTACAAAAAACAGTAAAATAACAAACCAAAATGTCTCAAAGAAAAAACCGTTTAAATTAAAAAATACAAAGCCGCTAAATACCTTGCTTAAAGAGCATGGATTTAACATAGACGCCAATGAACTTTTTGAGTTCTTAGCTCTTGCTATAACAAGCAGAGAGAGTTCTAAGTTTATATTTACTAAAGCACTCAGCCTTGCACTAAATGAGATAAAGCAGTACGCTTTAAAACTAGGAATTAGCAATGATGATGCTGCATTTTTAGATATAAAAACACTGCTTGGATTTTATACGACTCTTGAGAGTTTGTCTGCAAAAGAGCTAATACTATCAAACATCGCTAAAAACAAAGCCGAATTTGAAATAACAAAATCACTTAACTTGCCTCCGCTCATTTGCAATAAAGATGATATTTATGAATTTATTCTAGGTGAAAATGAGCCAAATTTTATAACTCAAAAGAGCGTACAAGCAATGACCGCTTCAATAAATGATAGTGATCTAAACGGTAAAATCGTCTGTATAAATTCAGCCGATCCCGGATATGACTTTATATTTAGTAAAGGAATAGCCGGCCTGATTACAGCTTATGGAGGAGCAAACTCACATATGGCGGTACGATCAAATGAATTCGGGTTACCCGCGGCGATAGGAGTCGGCGAGGATAGATTTAACATATATAAAAAAGCAAAAATTATAACGCTAGATTGTCTGAATAAAAGGATAATAGTATGA
- a CDS encoding flagellin B, which translates to MSFRINTNIAAMNAHANAVGNNRDLSGSLGKLSSGLRIQTAADDASGMTIADSLRSQANALGQSIKNGNDAIGIVQTADKAMDEQIKILDTIKTKAVQAAQDGQNADSRRALQSDITRLLEELDNIANTTAFNGQQLLNGSFSNKNFQIGAYSNETAKVSIGATNSNTIGHTRFETSSNVVYTKNLAISGNSGSFVFTLKGIDGIAGGEYKFQAISSGTFASQGLAAVAEQVNAIADKTGVKASVNNTQVFNGTKGVGIQSAAVTDLKINGVSIGNIKVSNLDADNVLIGAINKVKEQTGVEASKENGKLTLTARDGRAIQINGGNISRLGITQAKGGANVSFLGQISFTRQDARDIIMTFSATGGQANTNGLSVALSANHIKEASVSLKTINDSVISSSVAAAMGFFNAGETQVDQRNSGVSTYAGAQAMMSIAESARKTLDSIRSDLGSVQNQLVSTINNITVTQVNVKSAESQIRDVDFAEESANFSKFNILAQSGSYAMSQANAAQQNVLRLLQ; encoded by the coding sequence ATGAGTTTTAGAATTAACACCAACATTGCCGCTATGAATGCCCATGCGAATGCAGTAGGAAACAACAGAGATTTATCAGGTTCATTAGGAAAACTTAGTTCAGGTTTAAGAATTCAAACTGCGGCTGATGACGCTTCAGGTATGACTATCGCCGATTCTCTAAGAAGTCAAGCTAATGCATTAGGTCAATCTATAAAAAATGGTAATGATGCTATCGGTATCGTTCAAACAGCAGATAAAGCTATGGATGAGCAGATCAAAATTCTTGATACTATCAAAACCAAAGCTGTACAAGCGGCTCAAGACGGTCAAAATGCAGACTCTAGACGTGCGCTTCAAAGTGACATAACTAGACTTCTTGAAGAGCTAGATAACATAGCAAACACAACTGCGTTTAACGGTCAACAACTACTAAACGGTAGTTTTAGTAACAAAAATTTCCAAATCGGTGCTTACTCAAATGAGACAGCAAAAGTAAGTATAGGTGCGACTAATTCAAATACTATAGGTCATACTAGATTTGAAACAAGCTCTAACGTAGTTTACACAAAAAATCTTGCTATAAGCGGTAATTCAGGTAGCTTTGTTTTCACTTTAAAAGGTATTGACGGTATAGCAGGAGGCGAGTATAAGTTTCAAGCTATAAGTTCTGGTACCTTTGCTTCTCAAGGTCTTGCAGCCGTAGCTGAACAGGTAAATGCTATTGCAGATAAAACAGGCGTAAAAGCTAGTGTAAATAATACACAAGTATTTAATGGAACTAAAGGTGTCGGTATCCAATCTGCAGCCGTAACAGATCTAAAGATAAACGGTGTTTCTATAGGTAATATAAAAGTTTCAAATTTAGATGCTGATAATGTTTTAATCGGTGCTATAAATAAAGTAAAAGAACAAACCGGAGTAGAAGCTAGTAAAGAAAACGGTAAATTGACTCTTACTGCTAGGGATGGTAGAGCTATACAAATTAACGGCGGTAATATATCAAGATTAGGTATAACACAGGCTAAAGGCGGTGCTAACGTATCATTTTTAGGTCAAATTTCATTTACTAGACAAGATGCTAGAGATATAATTATGACTTTTAGTGCTACTGGCGGACAAGCTAATACAAATGGGCTATCTGTTGCATTGTCTGCAAACCATATCAAAGAAGCTAGCGTTAGTTTAAAAACTATAAACGATAGCGTAATTTCAAGTAGTGTTGCAGCTGCTATGGGCTTTTTCAATGCCGGTGAGACTCAAGTGGATCAAAGAAACTCTGGTGTAAGCACTTACGCTGGTGCTCAAGCTATGATGAGCATTGCTGAATCAGCTAGAAAAACTCTAGATAGCATTAGATCTGACCTGGGTTCTGTGCAAAATCAACTAGTTAGTACTATAAACAACATTACTGTTACTCAAGTAAATGTTAAGTCGGCAGAAAGTCAAATCAGAGATGTCGATTTCGCTGAAGAGAGCGCAAACTTTTCTAAGTTCAACATCCTTGCTCAAAGCGGTAGTTACGCTATGAGTCAAGCTAACGCTGCGCAACAAAATGTTTTGAGATTGTTACAATAA
- a CDS encoding class I SAM-dependent methyltransferase, with amino-acid sequence MKQGDFSEVAKFYHNRPAYNYELIKNILKCANFKDDFCIAEVGAGTGKLTAILKELAPKAKIVAVEPNDEMRDIGQKTVENVTWIKGSGEDTKLQNDSADILFMASSFHWTDPTLSLPEFKRILKKDGYFCALWNPREIEKGTVFDEIECEIKNILPNLNRVSSGTQNSKNWIEVIQSTKDFKNCMYMAMPYIENMSKERYIGAWQSVNDIQAQAGGESKWNEILKMIEDKISGLDELKVKYTIKAYLAKSTK; translated from the coding sequence TTGAAACAAGGAGATTTTAGCGAAGTAGCAAAGTTCTATCACAATAGACCGGCTTACAACTATGAACTTATCAAAAATATATTAAAATGTGCGAATTTCAAAGATGATTTTTGTATCGCAGAAGTAGGAGCCGGAACAGGAAAATTAACTGCTATTTTAAAAGAGTTAGCGCCAAAAGCAAAAATAGTCGCAGTAGAGCCAAACGATGAGATGAGAGATATAGGACAAAAAACCGTAGAAAACGTAACTTGGATAAAAGGAAGCGGTGAAGATACAAAGCTACAAAACGATAGCGCAGATATACTATTTATGGCTAGCAGTTTTCACTGGACCGACCCTACTCTTAGTCTTCCTGAGTTTAAACGCATACTTAAAAAAGATGGATATTTTTGTGCGCTATGGAATCCTAGAGAGATAGAAAAAGGAACCGTTTTTGATGAGATAGAGTGCGAGATAAAAAATATACTACCAAATCTAAATCGTGTTAGCTCAGGCACTCAAAACAGTAAAAATTGGATAGAAGTTATACAAAGCACAAAAGATTTCAAAAATTGTATGTACATGGCGATGCCTTATATAGAAAATATGAGTAAAGAACGCTATATAGGAGCTTGGCAAAGTGTAAATGATATACAAGCGCAAGCTGGAGGAGAGTCTAAGTGGAATGAGATATTAAAAATGATAGAAGATAAAATCTCAGGCTTAGATGAATTAAAAGTAAAATACACTATCAAAGCCTATCTAGCAAAAAGTACCAAATAA
- the pseH gene encoding UDP-4-amino-4,6-dideoxy-N-acetyl-beta-L-altrosamine N-acetyltransferase, with product MIWVKNFINLNNDEILAVFKARTDPRTTAFCIRNNFNFDEHLSFVRSLKFRNDKAYFMIYDDESFIAVISFVDISANQAEFGLYKTPGTKSVGKVLMNQMIKLAYSLNLKTIKAKVLKHNLKAINLYKEFGFEIYYEDKEIFYIKRIID from the coding sequence ATGATCTGGGTTAAAAACTTTATAAATTTAAATAATGATGAAATTTTAGCTGTTTTCAAAGCTCGCACAGATCCACGAACTACTGCTTTTTGCATAAGAAACAATTTTAATTTTGATGAACACTTGAGTTTTGTGCGTTCTTTGAAATTCAGAAACGACAAAGCGTATTTTATGATATACGATGATGAGAGTTTTATCGCAGTAATATCGTTTGTAGATATAAGCGCTAATCAAGCAGAGTTTGGATTATACAAAACTCCAGGTACGAAAAGCGTAGGGAAAGTTCTAATGAATCAGATGATAAAACTAGCTTATTCTTTAAATTTAAAAACCATAAAAGCTAAAGTTTTGAAGCATAATCTTAAAGCGATAAATTTATATAAAGAGTTTGGTTTTGAAATTTACTACGAAGATAAAGAGATATTTTATATAAAGCGCATTATAGATTAA
- a CDS encoding gamma-glutamyl-gamma-aminobutyrate hydrolase family protein (Members of this family of hydrolases with an active site Cys residue belong to MEROPS family C26.): MKVGVISKLIKSSYGETMQAIDLRFCPILEQNGFKTNLFIYGKTPNLKELDAVIISGGNDLNSLISNDINAARDEFETIVLNECLKLNLPILGICKGAQSLANILGAKFKKIDNHVGVHEILWRNGKKFEVNSYHNWAIEYNLNGEILATSSDNTVEAFINNDKKIIGAMWHFEREETLSAASKEIFKIFKELK, translated from the coding sequence ATGAAAGTAGGCGTAATTTCAAAACTTATAAAAAGCAGTTACGGCGAAACTATGCAAGCTATAGATTTAAGATTTTGCCCTATTTTGGAACAAAACGGTTTTAAAACTAATTTGTTTATATATGGAAAAACTCCGAATTTAAAAGAGCTTGACGCAGTTATAATAAGTGGCGGAAATGACTTAAATAGCTTGATATCAAACGATATAAACGCCGCTAGAGATGAGTTTGAAACAATAGTTTTAAATGAGTGTTTGAAACTAAATTTACCTATTTTAGGCATTTGCAAAGGTGCTCAAAGTTTAGCAAATATATTAGGAGCTAAATTTAAAAAAATAGATAATCACGTAGGAGTCCATGAAATTTTATGGCGAAACGGAAAAAAATTTGAAGTAAATTCATATCACAACTGGGCTATAGAATATAACTTAAACGGTGAAATACTCGCAACAAGTAGCGACAATACGGTAGAAGCATTTATAAATAACGATAAAAAAATAATCGGCGCCATGTGGCATTTTGAGAGAGAAGAGACTCTAAGTGCGGCTAGTAAGGAAATTTTTAAAATATTTAAGGAGCTTAAATGA
- a CDS encoding flagellin B, translated as MSFRINTNIAAMNAHTNAVVNDRSLSGSLGRLSSGLRIQTAADDASGMSIADSLRAQAAGLGQSIKNANDAIGIVQTADKAMDEQIKILDTIKTKAIQAAQDGQTSDSRRALQSDIIRLLEELDNIANTTSFNGQQLLNGSFSNKEFQIGAYSNETVKVSVGATNSNTIGHTRFETSSNVVYSKGLALSGNSGGFTFTLKGIDGIAGGEYKFQTISSGVFASQGLAALAAQVNTVADKTGVKASINNTQLFNGVDGKGILSASITDLKINGVPIGDLAIKNGDSDKVLIGAINKVKEQTGVEASLENGKLTLTARDGRAIQINGGGISRIGITQAKGGANVSFLGQISFTRQDARDIVMVMSVAGVGQAITNGISMALSNNHVRQASVSLKTINDSVISSSVAAAMGFFHAGETAVDQRNSGVSTYAGAQAMMSIAEAARKTLDSIRSDLGSVQNQLVSTINNISVTQVNVKSAESQIRDVDFAEESANFSKYNILAQSGSYAMSQANAVQQNVLKLLQ; from the coding sequence ATGAGTTTTAGAATAAACACTAATATCGCAGCTATGAATGCTCACACAAATGCTGTGGTAAATGACAGATCTCTATCGGGTTCGCTCGGTAGGCTTAGTTCTGGTCTTAGGATCCAAACTGCGGCTGATGACGCTTCTGGTATGAGTATCGCAGATAGCCTTCGAGCTCAAGCTGCTGGTTTAGGTCAATCTATAAAAAATGCAAATGATGCCATCGGTATCGTTCAAACAGCAGATAAAGCTATGGATGAGCAGATCAAAATTCTTGATACTATCAAAACTAAAGCTATCCAAGCAGCCCAAGACGGTCAAACATCTGATTCAAGACGTGCGCTTCAAAGCGATATAATTAGACTTCTTGAAGAGCTAGATAACATAGCAAATACTACAAGTTTTAACGGTCAGCAACTACTAAACGGTAGTTTTAGCAATAAAGAATTTCAAATCGGTGCATATTCAAATGAAACGGTTAAAGTAAGTGTTGGTGCGACTAATTCAAACACTATAGGTCATACTAGATTTGAAACAAGCTCTAACGTAGTTTATTCAAAAGGTCTTGCACTAAGTGGAAATTCGGGCGGATTTACTTTTACATTAAAAGGTATTGACGGTATAGCAGGAGGCGAGTATAAGTTTCAAACTATAAGTTCTGGAGTATTTGCTTCTCAAGGTCTTGCCGCATTAGCCGCTCAAGTAAATACCGTAGCGGACAAAACAGGCGTAAAAGCCAGTATAAATAATACTCAATTATTTAATGGCGTTGATGGAAAAGGTATACTATCTGCTTCTATTACAGATCTAAAGATAAATGGAGTTCCGATAGGTGATTTGGCTATAAAAAATGGCGATTCTGATAAAGTATTGATCGGTGCTATAAATAAAGTAAAAGAACAAACCGGAGTAGAAGCTAGTCTAGAAAACGGTAAATTGACTCTTACTGCTAGGGATGGTAGAGCTATACAGATAAATGGAGGCGGTATATCTAGGATAGGTATAACTCAAGCTAAAGGCGGTGCTAACGTATCATTTTTAGGTCAAATTTCATTTACTAGACAAGATGCTAGAGACATAGTGATGGTTATGTCTGTTGCGGGAGTTGGACAAGCTATCACAAATGGTATATCTATGGCTTTGTCTAATAATCATGTTAGACAAGCTAGTGTTAGTTTAAAAACTATAAACGATAGCGTAATTTCAAGTAGTGTTGCAGCTGCTATGGGCTTCTTTCATGCTGGCGAAACTGCAGTAGATCAAAGAAACTCTGGTGTAAGCACTTACGCTGGTGCTCAAGCTATGATGAGCATTGCCGAAGCTGCTAGAAAAACTCTAGATAGCATTAGATCTGACCTGGGTTCTGTGCAAAATCAGCTAGTTAGCACGATAAATAATATTAGCGTTACTCAAGTAAATGTTAAGTCGGCAGAAAGTCAAATCAGAGATGTCGATTTCGCTGAAGAGAGCGCGAATTTCTCTAAATATAATATATTAGCTCAAAGCGGTAGTTACGCTATGAGTCAAGCTAATGCTGTTCAGCAAAATGTACTTAAATTATTACAATAA
- a CDS encoding SGNH/GDSL hydrolase family protein has protein sequence MRILIYAYGFIGKNNYEFMKQFFDEVYVYDDMLNMSGLSKHFIKNLDSEIKFDIILVSVADKKLYKNIKNKLSAHFESNIIKFAPIILTKPSDLFLNFIADKFDKKLIENYNLDNIIKHIEQLKDQYREFRINFDRSALQKREDFDLKCPNLDIFQKIYKTGKILPKCKTISYPGFNVMFSSGCDERSFYFKDKIDFEKLQNRDKKLVIVFGNCGLRADYLDEIGGGNIVQYLQKYLPNYTVLNLGINGSTLFEQINIYNALFYTIKPEFVLTVFGGAEYIEAFVQDQILLKRHSIIYAAMNNETTAKELYKSDLPIHSDFVYTIKKRFNPENSAICKALYERLIQFYNIVNSNNGKFIALLQPFAIKKINLDEDEKTILLKDSLDEIIAREADEFIDEFNKTTKNLSYYFDLNKCLCDEINRCFYGTSLHYTPYASEKIAKFISKKIEEIK, from the coding sequence ATGAGAATTTTGATATACGCATATGGATTTATAGGCAAAAATAACTACGAATTTATGAAACAATTTTTTGATGAAGTTTACGTGTATGATGATATGTTAAATATGTCAGGATTGTCAAAACATTTTATCAAAAATTTAGACAGTGAAATAAAATTTGATATAATTTTAGTAAGCGTAGCAGATAAAAAACTTTATAAAAATATCAAAAATAAGTTATCTGCGCATTTTGAATCAAATATAATAAAGTTTGCGCCCATAATCCTTACTAAACCGAGCGATCTGTTTTTAAACTTTATCGCCGATAAATTTGACAAAAAACTTATTGAAAATTATAATTTAGATAACATTATAAAGCACATAGAGCAATTAAAAGATCAATATCGTGAATTTAGGATAAATTTTGATCGATCCGCACTGCAAAAAAGAGAAGATTTTGATTTAAAATGCCCGAATTTAGATATATTTCAAAAAATTTACAAAACAGGAAAAATACTCCCAAAATGCAAAACAATCTCATATCCGGGATTTAATGTAATGTTCTCATCTGGATGCGATGAGAGAAGCTTTTATTTTAAGGATAAAATAGACTTTGAAAAACTGCAAAATAGAGATAAAAAATTAGTGATAGTGTTTGGCAACTGCGGGTTAAGAGCTGATTATTTAGATGAAATCGGAGGCGGAAATATTGTACAATATTTACAAAAATACCTGCCAAACTATACTGTTTTAAATCTTGGAATCAACGGATCTACATTATTTGAACAAATAAATATATATAATGCACTATTTTATACAATTAAACCGGAATTTGTTCTTACGGTTTTTGGAGGCGCAGAATATATAGAAGCTTTTGTTCAAGATCAAATATTGTTAAAACGTCACTCTATCATTTACGCTGCTATGAACAATGAGACAACCGCAAAAGAGTTGTATAAAAGCGATCTTCCTATACATTCTGACTTTGTTTATACGATAAAAAAAAGGTTTAATCCAGAAAATTCGGCAATATGCAAAGCATTGTATGAAAGACTGATTCAATTTTATAATATAGTCAATAGCAATAACGGTAAATTTATCGCTTTGTTGCAACCATTTGCCATTAAAAAAATTAATTTAGACGAAGATGAAAAAACTATACTACTTAAAGATAGCTTAGATGAAATAATAGCTAGAGAAGCAGATGAATTCATCGATGAATTTAATAAAACAACCAAAAACCTATCATACTATTTTGATCTAAATAAATGCTTATGTGATGAAATCAATAGATGTTTTTATGGTACATCTTTGCATTATACTCCATATGCAAGCGAAAAAATAGCTAAATTTATAAGCAAAAAAATTGAGGAAATAAAATGA
- the pseB gene encoding UDP-N-acetylglucosamine 4,6-dehydratase (inverting) produces MFNGKNILITGGTGSFGKKYTQILLQNYKPNKIIIYSRDELKQYEMASEFGQKCMRYFIGDVRDEKRLKTAMNGVDYVIHAAAMKHVPIAEYNPMECIKTNISGAQNVINSSLECGVQKVIALSTDKACNPVNLYGATKLASDKLFIAANNIAGSKPTRFSVVRYGNVVGSRGSVVPLFKKLIKNGAKELPITDTRMTRFWITLENGVKFVLKNFERMQGGELFIPKIPSMKMIDLAKALAPNLDIKVIGIRPGEKLHETMISKDDAHLTYEFSDHYVITPSIQFLTEPNFSQNLILEKGIKVDDEFEYSSDKNEAWLDANGLNTMLESVQ; encoded by the coding sequence ATGTTTAATGGCAAAAATATTTTGATAACTGGCGGAACCGGAAGTTTTGGCAAAAAATATACGCAAATATTGCTACAAAATTACAAACCAAATAAAATAATAATCTACTCACGAGACGAACTAAAACAGTACGAAATGGCAAGTGAATTTGGTCAAAAATGCATGCGCTACTTTATCGGAGACGTAAGAGATGAAAAACGCCTTAAAACTGCGATGAACGGTGTGGATTACGTTATTCACGCTGCTGCTATGAAACATGTTCCTATAGCTGAGTACAATCCTATGGAATGTATCAAAACAAACATAAGCGGAGCGCAAAACGTTATAAACTCGAGCCTTGAATGCGGTGTTCAAAAAGTCATTGCTCTTAGTACAGATAAAGCTTGCAATCCGGTAAATTTATACGGAGCGACAAAACTTGCAAGTGACAAACTATTTATCGCTGCAAATAACATAGCAGGAAGTAAACCGACTCGTTTTAGTGTCGTTCGTTACGGAAATGTGGTTGGATCACGCGGCTCAGTCGTGCCGTTATTTAAAAAACTGATAAAGAACGGCGCAAAAGAACTTCCCATAACAGATACAAGAATGACTAGATTTTGGATCACTCTTGAAAATGGCGTAAAATTCGTACTGAAAAACTTTGAGAGAATGCAAGGCGGAGAATTATTTATACCTAAAATTCCATCTATGAAAATGATCGATTTAGCTAAAGCTTTGGCTCCAAATTTAGACATCAAAGTTATCGGGATAAGGCCTGGTGAAAAGTTACATGAAACTATGATAAGCAAAGACGATGCTCACTTGACTTATGAATTTAGCGATCATTATGTGATTACTCCATCTATACAATTTTTAACAGAACCGAATTTCAGTCAAAATTTAATTCTTGAAAAAGGCATAAAAGTCGATGATGAGTTTGAGTATAGTTCAGATAAAAATGAAGCGTGGCTAGATGCTAATGGGCTAAACACGATGTTAGAAAGCGTACAATGA
- a CDS encoding sugar phosphate nucleotidyltransferase: protein MKAIILAAGLGSRLEELTKDKPKCLVEYKNMPLISYQLNAFLKAGINDIAVVGGYKFEVLKNYLNANFKKVKLYENTDFASSNMTYTMFCAREFMDDDTIISYSDIIYDYEFIELLKACKNELSVMVDKNWLELWKQRFSDPLSDAESMEIQDGFIKELGKKVTHIDKIDAQYIGLFKFNKSFLSSVFDVWDNLDKNRYYDSKNWKNIYMTSFLTEIINKFDNAKAIFAPKNWLEIDQKTDLEIDIF from the coding sequence ATGAAAGCGATTATTCTTGCAGCAGGACTCGGTAGCAGATTAGAAGAACTAACAAAAGATAAGCCAAAATGTTTGGTAGAATATAAAAATATGCCTCTTATAAGCTATCAACTAAACGCGTTTTTAAAAGCCGGAATAAACGATATAGCTGTTGTTGGAGGGTATAAATTTGAAGTTTTGAAAAACTATTTAAATGCAAATTTTAAAAAAGTAAAACTCTATGAAAATACGGATTTTGCTAGTTCAAATATGACCTATACAATGTTTTGTGCTAGGGAATTTATGGATGATGATACAATTATAAGCTACTCGGATATAATTTATGATTATGAGTTTATAGAGCTTTTAAAAGCATGCAAAAACGAACTTTCTGTTATGGTGGATAAAAATTGGCTGGAACTTTGGAAACAGAGATTTAGCGACCCTTTAAGCGACGCTGAAAGTATGGAAATACAAGATGGATTTATAAAAGAGCTTGGTAAAAAAGTAACGCATATAGATAAAATAGATGCTCAGTACATAGGACTTTTTAAATTTAACAAAAGTTTTTTGAGCAGTGTTTTTGACGTTTGGGACAATCTTGATAAAAATAGATATTATGATTCTAAAAATTGGAAAAATATATATATGACATCTTTTTTAACAGAAATTATAAACAAATTTGATAACGCCAAAGCAATATTTGCTCCTAAAAATTGGCTGGAAATCGACCAAAAAACTGACCTTGAAATAGATATTTTTTAA